From Methanococcus maripaludis, the proteins below share one genomic window:
- a CDS encoding CxxCxxCC domain-containing protein encodes MNIFTSKGTIKYEKEKIIKLSSEMFPDDLCEQCGRCCIIHVFNSTECSEPEVVYCNHLDTETKRCKIYKNRFKKEKKCLSMLEAIMVSALPKDCPYVKNYESYEEPWFYDCLRSESKD; translated from the coding sequence ATGAACATTTTTACTTCAAAAGGTACAATAAAGTATGAAAAAGAAAAAATAATAAAATTAAGTTCGGAAATGTTTCCCGACGATCTCTGCGAGCAGTGCGGAAGGTGCTGTATAATCCACGTTTTTAATTCAACCGAATGCAGTGAACCTGAAGTTGTATACTGCAACCACCTTGATACTGAAACAAAACGCTGTAAAATTTATAAAAACCGGTTTAAAAAAGAAAAAAAGTGCCTTTCAATGCTCGAAGCTATAATGGTTTCTGCACTTCCAAAAGACTGCCCTTATGTTAAAAATTATGAATCTTATGAAGAACCGTGGTTTTACGACTGTTTAAGGTCAGAATCAAAAGATTAA
- a CDS encoding P-II family nitrogen regulator, protein MKKLEAIIRMERVGLVKNALYKRGHASLTLTEVKGRGVQGGIVERYRGTEHVVDLLPKVKIELVVNEKDVDSVIKIIAENAYTGKPGDGKIFVIPVEDVCRVRTGEMGPAAI, encoded by the coding sequence ATGAAGAAACTAGAAGCAATAATAAGAATGGAAAGAGTAGGACTCGTTAAAAATGCCCTTTACAAACGCGGGCATGCTAGTTTAACGTTAACAGAAGTAAAGGGAAGAGGAGTTCAGGGCGGAATTGTTGAAAGATATCGCGGAACAGAACATGTGGTAGACCTACTTCCAAAAGTCAAAATAGAGCTCGTAGTCAATGAAAAAGACGTAGACTCTGTAATAAAAATAATTGCAGAAAATGCATATACTGGAAAACCTGGAGACGGAAAAATCTTCGTAATTCCGGTCGAAGACGTATGTCGTGTAAGAACTGGTGAAATGGGTCCAGCAGCTATATAA
- a CDS encoding P-II family nitrogen regulator, producing the protein MRKIEAIFRPERLLAVKNALFEEGFISLTLTEVKGRGVQGGIVERYRGNEYLVDLLPKVKIEIVSNDSDVEKIVKLISENAVTGKPGDGKIFVIPVEDVIRIRTNETGKDAI; encoded by the coding sequence ATGAGAAAAATAGAAGCGATATTCAGACCTGAAAGACTTTTAGCAGTTAAAAATGCTCTTTTTGAAGAAGGATTTATCAGTTTAACGCTTACAGAAGTAAAAGGAAGAGGAGTTCAGGGCGGAATTGTTGAAAGATACCGTGGAAACGAGTATTTGGTAGATTTACTTCCTAAAGTTAAAATTGAGATTGTTTCTAATGACAGCGATGTTGAAAAAATAGTTAAACTTATTTCTGAAAACGCAGTTACTGGAAAACCTGGAGACGGAAAAATCTTCGTAATCCCTGTTGAGGATGTAATTAGAATCAGAACTAACGAAACAGGAAAAGACGCTATTTAA
- the mfnF gene encoding (4-{4-[2-(gamma-L-glutamylamino)ethyl]phenoxymethyl}furan-2-yl)methanamine synthase produces the protein MILGIDIGGANTKITELHENGEFKVHHLYFPMWKNNDKLAEVLKTYSNDVSHVALVTTAELADSYETKKEGVDNILNAAESAFGSNISVFDSNGNFISLESAKTNYMKVSASNWCGTAKWVSKNIEENCILVDMGSTTTDIIPIVEGKVVAEKTDLERLMNHELLYVGTLRTPISHLGNTISFKGVDTNVSSEYFAITADISVVLEKVTTEEYTCDTPDGKGTDKRSSLVRISKVLCSDLNQISEIDAENIAKNYYELWKELILENVENVAEKYGSKKVVITGLGENILKDALADFEVISVAERYGKDVSLATPSFAVAELLKNEL, from the coding sequence ATGATTTTGGGAATAGATATTGGCGGAGCAAATACAAAAATAACAGAACTTCACGAAAACGGTGAATTTAAGGTTCACCACCTTTATTTTCCAATGTGGAAGAATAACGATAAATTAGCAGAAGTTTTAAAGACGTATTCAAACGATGTATCGCATGTAGCACTTGTTACGACCGCAGAACTTGCAGATTCTTATGAAACAAAAAAAGAAGGCGTAGATAATATATTAAATGCCGCAGAATCTGCTTTTGGTAGTAATATATCCGTTTTTGATAGTAATGGAAATTTTATTTCTCTTGAGAGCGCAAAAACAAATTACATGAAAGTTTCTGCATCAAACTGGTGCGGAACTGCAAAATGGGTTTCAAAAAATATCGAAGAAAACTGTATTTTAGTAGATATGGGTTCAACAACAACTGACATTATCCCTATCGTGGAGGGAAAAGTGGTTGCAGAAAAAACAGACCTTGAAAGACTCATGAATCATGAATTGTTGTATGTTGGAACGCTCAGAACCCCAATTTCACATCTTGGAAACACGATATCGTTTAAAGGCGTAGATACAAACGTTTCTTCAGAATATTTTGCAATAACTGCGGATATTTCGGTAGTTTTGGAAAAAGTAACAACTGAAGAATACACATGCGATACACCTGACGGCAAAGGAACAGATAAAAGAAGCAGTTTAGTTAGAATTTCAAAAGTTTTATGCTCAGATTTGAATCAGATTTCAGAAATTGATGCAGAAAATATCGCAAAAAATTATTATGAATTATGGAAAGAGTTAATTTTAGAAAACGTGGAAAATGTGGCAGAAAAATACGGTTCCAAAAAAGTTGTAATAACAGGACTTGGAGAAAATATTTTAAAAGATGCATTAGCGGATTTTGAAGTAATTTCTGTTGCAGAAAGGTATGGAAAAGACGTTTCCCTTGCAACACCTAGTTTTGCAGTTGCAGAACTTCTTAAAAATGAACTTTAA
- the priS gene encoding DNA primase catalytic subunit PriS, with amino-acid sequence MNDNPATNKVFKEVSSLYKQYFEYAILVRKWLEIPDDLSHREIGYGMLKKVDNRNMSFNTERDYLAWVLKESPFHLYKSLSYMEYPDIVGGAAKKGLFKREVAFDIDTHKTEKCTHDDSWICEECLGEARNQVLILIEDFLFPDFGLDKKDLKIVFTGNRGYHIYLKPEDPELLKRIEKWGKNERRYFIEYILGKNLNLRNMGSRWKNILIREFNKNKIATKKFEKTSDWKTEIDNRKDNTRRKIYETIDKVKSRLELDEKVMDDDIRLLRTIGSLHGYTGLMVKEITYNSLKNNQFDPLNHGVFAKFHKKMYNVKIKQELDPLTLKGDTFDHNSTEIPASYLLFLFGHGIDFEILE; translated from the coding sequence ATGAACGACAATCCTGCCACAAATAAGGTTTTTAAAGAAGTTTCGAGCCTATATAAACAATACTTTGAATATGCCATACTTGTTCGAAAATGGCTTGAAATTCCTGATGATTTAAGTCATAGGGAAATTGGCTACGGGATGTTAAAAAAAGTAGACAATAGAAATATGTCTTTTAACACAGAAAGAGACTATTTAGCTTGGGTTTTAAAAGAATCCCCATTTCACTTGTATAAATCACTTTCTTACATGGAATACCCAGATATTGTTGGGGGCGCTGCAAAAAAAGGTCTGTTTAAAAGAGAAGTTGCATTTGATATTGATACGCATAAAACAGAAAAGTGTACTCATGACGATTCATGGATATGCGAAGAGTGTTTGGGTGAAGCTAGAAATCAGGTTTTAATTTTAATTGAAGATTTTTTATTTCCTGATTTTGGACTCGACAAAAAAGATTTAAAAATAGTATTTACTGGAAACCGAGGCTACCACATATATCTAAAACCCGAAGACCCCGAATTGCTTAAAAGAATAGAAAAATGGGGAAAAAACGAAAGAAGATACTTTATTGAATATATTTTGGGAAAAAATCTAAATTTAAGGAATATGGGAAGTCGGTGGAAAAATATACTGATAAGAGAATTTAATAAAAACAAGATTGCAACAAAAAAGTTTGAAAAAACTTCAGACTGGAAAACTGAAATCGATAATAGGAAAGACAATACAAGGCGGAAAATATACGAAACGATCGATAAAGTAAAAAGCAGGCTTGAACTCGACGAAAAAGTTATGGATGATGATATCCGGCTTCTTAGAACCATTGGATCACTTCACGGGTACACTGGACTTATGGTAAAAGAAATAACTTATAATTCATTGAAAAATAACCAGTTCGATCCATTAAATCATGGCGTATTTGCCAAATTCCATAAAAAAATGTACAATGTAAAAATAAAACAGGAACTTGATCCTTTAACACTAAAAGGAGATACTTTTGACCACAATTCAACAGAAATTCCTGCAAGCTATTTATTATTCCTCTTTGGACACGGTATCGACTTTGAAATCTTAGAATAA
- a CDS encoding 50S ribosomal protein L31e, with product MEEERIYTIPLRDVTNKSPTTKRAPRAIRAIREFLKKHMKSDIVKLDNTINEKVWERSLNKIPAKVRVKVVKEGDVVKATLVE from the coding sequence ATGGAAGAAGAAAGAATCTATACAATCCCTTTGAGAGACGTAACAAACAAAAGCCCTACAACAAAAAGAGCTCCAAGAGCTATAAGGGCAATTAGGGAGTTCTTGAAGAAACACATGAAATCAGATATTGTAAAACTTGACAATACAATAAACGAAAAAGTATGGGAAAGAAGCTTAAACAAAATCCCTGCTAAAGTTAGAGTTAAAGTTGTAAAAGAAGGAGATGTTGTTAAAGCAACATTAGTAGAATAA
- a CDS encoding ammonium transporter encodes MATADLFADPTNIVTGLSTLATSGDVMFLVLMGVLVFAMQLGFALLEGGQVRKKNVNNVMMKNMADWLIGAVSWLFIGGVLSVSLVPADFFSWWGQIFTTNFANNGIDLANWFFGLVFAATAATIVSGGVAERIKFKSYLLMSIIITAILYPLFVYLGPWGSGMIPFNDYAGSFVVHGLGGFLALGAIAALGPRIGKFVNKKAISIPGHNIPMSVFGAFVLAIGWYGFNVGSSFAVADISGLVCATTTLAMAGGGIGALLASKDDVLFTANGIVAGLVAICSGTDVVSPIGALIIGLVAGIQVPIVYKIVEKMGLDDVCGVIPVHGTAGILGGVLTGVFGMVALGGAGGVSLVNQLIAAGLTVVYGTGLGFGLGKLVGGFTGGLRVTEEEEKMGLDLAEHKLPAYPDE; translated from the coding sequence ATGGCAACGGCAGATTTATTTGCTGACCCCACAAACATCGTAACAGGGCTCAGTACATTGGCAACTTCTGGAGATGTAATGTTCTTAGTATTAATGGGAGTACTTGTGTTTGCAATGCAGTTAGGATTTGCACTTCTCGAAGGCGGTCAGGTCAGAAAGAAAAATGTTAACAACGTAATGATGAAAAACATGGCAGACTGGTTAATTGGAGCAGTTTCATGGCTTTTCATAGGTGGTGTTCTTTCAGTTTCACTTGTTCCTGCGGACTTCTTCAGCTGGTGGGGACAAATATTTACAACAAACTTTGCAAATAATGGAATAGACTTAGCAAACTGGTTCTTTGGACTGGTATTCGCAGCAACTGCAGCTACAATTGTATCAGGTGGTGTTGCAGAAAGGATTAAATTTAAATCATACTTATTAATGTCAATAATCATAACTGCGATACTATACCCGCTGTTTGTGTACCTTGGACCTTGGGGTTCAGGAATGATTCCATTCAACGATTACGCTGGAAGTTTCGTTGTACACGGTCTAGGTGGTTTCTTAGCACTTGGAGCAATTGCGGCTCTTGGACCTAGGATTGGAAAATTCGTTAACAAAAAAGCAATTTCAATTCCAGGACACAATATCCCAATGTCAGTATTCGGGGCATTTGTTCTTGCAATCGGATGGTACGGATTTAACGTAGGAAGTTCATTTGCAGTTGCAGATATTTCTGGATTAGTATGTGCAACAACAACACTTGCAATGGCAGGTGGAGGTATTGGAGCACTCCTAGCGTCAAAAGATGATGTATTATTCACAGCAAACGGTATTGTGGCAGGTTTAGTTGCAATCTGTTCAGGAACGGATGTTGTAAGCCCAATAGGAGCATTAATTATCGGGCTTGTTGCAGGAATTCAGGTACCAATCGTCTACAAAATCGTTGAAAAAATGGGATTGGATGACGTATGTGGTGTAATTCCAGTACACGGTACAGCAGGTATTTTAGGAGGTGTCTTAACAGGTGTCTTTGGAATGGTTGCTCTTGGTGGTGCTGGTGGAGTAAGTTTGGTAAACCAGCTTATTGCAGCAGGATTAACAGTAGTATACGGTACAGGATTAGGATTCGGTCTTGGAAAATTAGTTGGTGGATTCACAGGTGGACTCAGAGTTACTGAAGAAGAAGAAAAAATGGGTCTCGATCTTGCAGAACACAAATTGCCAGCTTACCCTGACGAATAA
- a CDS encoding P-II family nitrogen regulator, with protein MKKIEAIIRIERLDIVKGILSENGFLSLTISEVKGRGVQGGITERYRGTEYVVDLLPKVKLEMVVDDKDIDEVITIIRENAETGKPGDGKIFIIPVEDAVRIRTGESGIKAI; from the coding sequence ATGAAAAAAATTGAAGCTATAATCAGAATAGAAAGATTGGATATCGTAAAAGGTATTCTTTCTGAGAATGGCTTTTTAAGTTTGACAATTTCTGAAGTAAAAGGAAGAGGAGTTCAGGGTGGAATAACTGAACGATACAGAGGAACAGAATACGTAGTTGACCTTCTTCCGAAAGTTAAACTTGAAATGGTCGTTGATGATAAGGATATTGACGAAGTAATTACAATAATTCGTGAAAATGCAGAAACTGGAAAACCAGGAGATGGAAAAATCTTTATTATTCCAGTAGAAGACGCAGTAAGAATTAGAACAGGCGAATCAGGCATAAAAGCTATTTAA
- a CDS encoding MGMT family protein — protein MKTFNEQCYDLIMQIPRGKVTTYKIIAEALNTKAYRAVGNAMKNNPKILTVPCHRVVNSNGYVGGYVNGVEKKIEILKNEGLVISGGKITDLKKYLFVF, from the coding sequence ATGAAAACATTCAATGAACAGTGCTACGACCTTATAATGCAGATTCCAAGAGGAAAAGTCACCACGTACAAGATAATAGCAGAAGCTCTAAATACTAAAGCTTATAGGGCTGTAGGAAATGCGATGAAAAATAATCCAAAAATTTTAACAGTGCCGTGCCACAGGGTTGTAAATTCTAACGGCTACGTTGGAGGATATGTCAACGGGGTTGAAAAAAAGATAGAAATTTTAAAAAACGAGGGGTTGGTTATTTCTGGGGGTAAAATAACCGATTTAAAGAAATATTTATTCGTGTTTTAG
- the argB gene encoding acetylglutamate kinase: MEDYTKAEILIEALPYICKFHDQKILIKYGGHAMVNEQAKNWIAKDLVLLKYVGINPIVVHGGGPEINRAMEKMGKTPEFIHGLRVTDEETLDIVKMVLIGKINGDIVSKLERYGGKSVGLSGKSGQLIKAKKKIQYLMKDSQKIEVDLGMVGEVEHVDTKLIDILVEKRYIPVISPIGVDHQGNDLNLNADIAAGDIAGAMDAEKLIMVTDVDGIMDDINDPSTLHRRLTIPQIEDMIEKGLITGGMIPKIEACINALNKGVQSVHIVNGKTPHAVLLEIFTEDGVGTMVVRE; this comes from the coding sequence ATGGAAGACTACACAAAAGCAGAAATTTTAATCGAAGCCCTGCCTTACATCTGTAAATTTCACGATCAGAAGATTTTAATTAAGTACGGCGGCCACGCTATGGTAAACGAGCAGGCAAAGAACTGGATTGCAAAAGACCTCGTGCTTTTGAAATATGTTGGCATAAACCCGATAGTAGTACACGGTGGCGGCCCTGAAATCAATCGTGCGATGGAAAAAATGGGAAAAACCCCTGAATTTATTCACGGGCTTCGTGTAACTGATGAAGAAACACTTGATATTGTTAAAATGGTTCTTATTGGTAAAATAAATGGCGACATTGTTTCAAAATTAGAACGATACGGCGGAAAATCTGTCGGTCTTTCTGGAAAATCAGGTCAATTAATTAAAGCAAAGAAAAAAATCCAGTATTTAATGAAAGACAGTCAAAAAATCGAAGTAGATCTTGGAATGGTCGGGGAAGTCGAACACGTCGATACAAAATTAATAGACATACTGGTTGAAAAAAGGTACATTCCGGTAATTTCACCAATAGGTGTCGATCACCAGGGAAATGACTTGAATCTAAACGCAGACATTGCTGCAGGAGACATTGCGGGTGCAATGGATGCAGAAAAACTTATAATGGTTACCGATGTCGATGGAATAATGGATGATATAAATGATCCGTCTACACTTCACAGAAGATTAACCATTCCTCAAATTGAAGACATGATTGAAAAAGGACTTATTACTGGCGGTATGATTCCAAAAATTGAAGCATGTATCAATGCATTAAACAAAGGCGTTCAAAGTGTGCACATAGTAAATGGAAAAACACCTCATGCAGTTCTTCTTGAAATTTTCACGGAAGATGGCGTGGGTACAATGGTCGTAAGAGAATAA
- a CDS encoding ammonium transporter yields MVTADLFNNPTNIMDALNTLANSSDVMFLIFTGAFIFIMHLGFAMLEGGQVREKNVNNAMMKNMGDWIIGCISWLLVGSVIARTLNPADFFIWWGKIASATPFLSNNGLELANWFLGLVFAATAATIVAGGIAERIKFKSYILISIVITALLYPFFSYLGPWGAGVIPFHDYAGSLMVHGVGGFLALGLIAAIGPRVGRFVNKKAITIPGHNIPMSILGAYILAFGWYGFNVGSSLALSDISGLVCATTTLAMAGGGLGGCLFSKNDVLYTANGLLAGTVAICAGTDIVSPLGALIIGFIAGSQVPLIFKIVEKLGLDDVCGVIPVHATSGALGAILAGIFGMTAFGGVGGVSLTEQIIATLICAVYGTGAGFILGKLVGAVTGGLRVKESEEKAGLDISIHKLPAYPKEN; encoded by the coding sequence ATGGTGACGGCAGATTTATTCAATAACCCTACAAATATTATGGATGCGTTAAATACGCTTGCAAACTCAAGCGATGTAATGTTTTTAATTTTTACTGGTGCTTTTATCTTCATAATGCACCTTGGATTTGCAATGCTTGAAGGCGGTCAGGTTCGAGAAAAGAACGTAAACAATGCAATGATGAAGAACATGGGCGACTGGATCATTGGATGTATTTCTTGGCTTTTAGTCGGTTCAGTAATTGCTAGAACATTAAACCCTGCAGATTTCTTTATTTGGTGGGGAAAAATTGCAAGTGCAACTCCATTCCTTTCAAACAATGGGCTGGAACTTGCAAACTGGTTTTTAGGACTCGTATTTGCGGCAACTGCGGCAACTATTGTTGCAGGAGGAATTGCAGAGAGAATTAAATTTAAATCATATATTTTAATTTCAATCGTTATAACGGCTTTGTTGTACCCATTCTTTAGTTATCTTGGGCCGTGGGGTGCAGGAGTAATTCCATTCCACGACTATGCAGGAAGTTTAATGGTTCACGGTGTTGGCGGATTTTTAGCACTTGGTTTAATTGCAGCAATCGGTCCAAGAGTTGGTAGATTCGTAAATAAAAAAGCAATAACAATTCCGGGACACAACATCCCAATGTCGATTCTAGGTGCATACATTCTTGCATTTGGATGGTACGGATTTAACGTTGGAAGTTCACTTGCATTGAGTGATATTTCAGGATTAGTATGTGCAACAACAACGCTTGCAATGGCAGGTGGGGGTCTTGGAGGATGTTTATTCTCTAAAAACGATGTGTTATATACTGCAAACGGTCTTTTAGCAGGAACTGTTGCAATTTGTGCAGGAACTGATATTGTAAGCCCGCTTGGAGCTTTAATAATTGGATTTATCGCAGGATCCCAGGTACCATTAATATTTAAAATTGTTGAAAAATTGGGATTGGACGATGTATGTGGTGTAATTCCTGTACACGCAACATCTGGAGCACTTGGTGCAATTTTGGCAGGGATATTTGGAATGACTGCATTTGGCGGTGTTGGTGGGGTCAGCCTTACCGAACAGATAATTGCAACATTAATTTGTGCAGTTTATGGAACTGGTGCAGGATTTATTCTCGGAAAACTTGTTGGAGCAGTTACTGGCGGTTTAAGAGTTAAAGAATCTGAAGAAAAAGCAGGGCTTGATATTTCAATCCACAAACTTCCTGCATACCCTAAAGAAAACTAA
- a CDS encoding argininosuccinate synthase — MQEKIAVLAYSGGLDTSCCLKLLEDKYDYKVISVAVDVGQPEDDLKEPEEKAKKFGVLKHYTIDAKEEFAKDYIFRAIKANALYEGYPLSTALARPLIAIKIAELAQEVGASAISHGCTGKGNDQFRFESVMRAKTPEIEIVAPIRDLNLTRTEEIAYAKEKGIPVPVDLEKPFSIDENLWGRSIEGGILEDPMTETPKECFAWTVDPTDAQDKEEYVEIEFEEGVPVAINGDSLEAVSLIRKANEIAGRNGVGRVDIVEDRVLGLKSRENYECPGAMLLITAHKALEQLVLTREELVFKEMVDAKYADLVYKGLWHEPLRLDLDAFIDKTQTRMNGKVVLKLYKGSMRIAGRESKDAIYNEEMVSFENKEMDQREIVGMVKFHGLQAAIYEGLTRK; from the coding sequence ATGCAAGAAAAAATTGCAGTTTTGGCATATTCTGGAGGGCTTGACACGAGCTGCTGTTTAAAATTACTCGAAGACAAATACGACTACAAAGTAATTTCAGTAGCAGTTGATGTAGGCCAGCCTGAAGACGATTTAAAAGAACCAGAAGAAAAAGCAAAAAAATTCGGCGTATTAAAACACTACACAATCGATGCAAAAGAAGAATTTGCAAAAGATTACATTTTCAGAGCTATTAAAGCAAATGCACTTTACGAAGGATACCCATTATCAACCGCTCTTGCAAGACCTTTAATTGCTATAAAAATTGCAGAACTTGCACAAGAAGTTGGAGCAAGCGCAATTTCACACGGATGCACTGGAAAAGGAAACGACCAGTTCAGATTTGAATCAGTAATGAGGGCAAAAACACCTGAAATTGAAATTGTAGCACCAATCAGAGATTTAAACCTTACAAGAACTGAAGAAATAGCATATGCAAAAGAAAAAGGTATTCCAGTTCCAGTAGACTTAGAAAAACCATTCAGTATCGATGAAAACTTATGGGGAAGAAGTATTGAGGGCGGAATTTTAGAAGACCCTATGACCGAAACTCCAAAAGAATGTTTTGCATGGACTGTTGACCCAACAGATGCGCAAGACAAAGAAGAATACGTAGAAATCGAATTTGAAGAAGGAGTTCCTGTAGCAATCAACGGGGATTCATTGGAAGCAGTTTCATTAATAAGAAAAGCAAACGAAATTGCAGGAAGAAATGGGGTTGGAAGAGTAGATATTGTTGAGGATAGAGTTTTAGGTCTAAAATCAAGAGAAAACTATGAATGCCCCGGTGCAATGCTTTTAATAACTGCACACAAAGCTCTTGAACAGCTCGTTTTAACAAGAGAAGAACTCGTATTCAAAGAAATGGTTGACGCAAAATACGCAGATTTGGTATACAAAGGACTCTGGCACGAACCATTAAGACTCGATTTGGATGCTTTTATTGATAAAACACAAACAAGAATGAACGGAAAAGTAGTTTTAAAACTCTACAAAGGTTCAATGAGAATCGCTGGAAGAGAAAGCAAAGATGCAATCTACAACGAAGAAATGGTTTCATTCGAAAACAAAGAAATGGACCAGAGAGAAATTGTTGGAATGGTTAAATTCCACGGTCTCCAAGCAGCAATCTATGAAGGATTAACAAGAAAATAA
- a CDS encoding CPBP family intramembrane glutamic endopeptidase — protein sequence MSDVNYVFGLSVYAASFLSVLLIRNQVFFEKFTKLLKMDLSFDNPIHKISLSLSTYILLNPIIAFASGAGLIIILSDFLEILDIAAFQLIILVYAFVGIGFGTRKNLKQSIKRLDIKRPSLKYAIFGVILLLMVDKFIWGLFDFFIYVFQSMDPAISEHIAEQAVVENSNVNEVVSTIKTSASTPLKIVFLSIIVGISEEVMFRGALQPRFGNIYTSLLFASLHAQYLSSMVLLDVFIISYILGMIKERKSTSTTILIHIFYDILSLIF from the coding sequence ATGTCTGATGTAAATTATGTTTTTGGACTTTCTGTTTATGCTGCTTCTTTTTTGAGCGTTTTACTGATTAGAAATCAGGTCTTTTTTGAAAAATTTACAAAACTTTTAAAAATGGATCTTTCGTTTGACAATCCGATTCATAAGATTTCACTTTCGCTTTCTACATACATTTTATTAAATCCAATAATCGCTTTTGCATCGGGAGCAGGTCTTATAATCATCCTTTCTGACTTTTTAGAAATATTAGATATTGCCGCATTTCAGCTTATAATTTTAGTCTACGCATTTGTTGGAATAGGCTTTGGAACGAGAAAAAACTTAAAACAGTCTATTAAAAGGCTTGATATAAAACGTCCATCCTTAAAATACGCAATTTTTGGAGTAATCCTTCTATTAATGGTTGATAAATTTATATGGGGACTTTTTGACTTTTTTATATATGTCTTCCAGTCAATGGATCCGGCAATTTCAGAACATATTGCAGAACAGGCTGTTGTTGAAAATTCAAATGTCAATGAAGTTGTAAGTACAATAAAAACTTCAGCATCTACGCCATTAAAAATAGTATTTTTATCAATAATAGTTGGAATAAGCGAAGAAGTAATGTTTAGAGGGGCGTTACAGCCGAGATTTGGAAACATTTATACAAGCTTACTTTTTGCAAGTCTTCACGCCCAGTATCTATCATCAATGGTACTTTTAGATGTATTTATAATAAGCTATATCCTTGGAATGATAAAAGAGAGGAAATCTACATCCACTACAATATTAATTCATATATTTTACGATATTTTATCATTAATCTTTTGA
- a CDS encoding 7-carboxy-7-deazaguanine synthase QueE yields the protein MIREVFSSIMGEGKFIGKRFIFVRFKECPLDCIYCDEPNAPGGTARVEEISGSGEFMEYLEIEHELIEIIEKLRTPDLFAVSFTGGEPLVYSNKIKEYSEILKHKGYKTFLESNGMFPERLGSYDYASIDIKLPEHFENKDDDFWYGLYKKELETIERLYLAGTDVYAKIVVFEETSEELIERIAIDLSKIGNITLCIQPVSPTDKIKTTTSKKKIFELMAICGKYVDVMCTPQIHKWMGML from the coding sequence ATGATTAGAGAAGTGTTTTCCTCAATTATGGGGGAGGGGAAGTTTATTGGTAAAAGATTTATTTTTGTGAGATTTAAAGAATGCCCCCTTGACTGCATATATTGTGACGAGCCAAATGCTCCAGGGGGAACTGCAAGAGTCGAAGAAATTTCCGGATCAGGCGAATTTATGGAATATCTAGAAATTGAACATGAACTTATCGAAATTATTGAAAAATTGAGGACTCCTGACCTTTTTGCAGTTTCTTTTACTGGAGGAGAACCTCTGGTATATTCAAATAAAATAAAAGAATATTCTGAGATTTTAAAACATAAAGGTTATAAGACGTTTTTAGAGAGCAATGGAATGTTTCCAGAACGATTGGGTAGCTACGATTATGCTTCAATAGATATAAAGTTGCCAGAACACTTTGAAAATAAAGACGACGATTTCTGGTATGGATTGTATAAAAAAGAACTTGAAACGATTGAAAGACTCTATCTGGCAGGAACTGACGTTTATGCAAAAATTGTCGTGTTTGAAGAAACTTCTGAAGAATTAATTGAAAGAATTGCAATAGATTTATCAAAAATTGGAAATATAACGCTATGTATTCAGCCGGTATCACCAACTGATAAAATAAAAACAACTACTTCGAAAAAAAAGATATTTGAATTAATGGCCATTTGTGGCAAGTATGTGGATGTAATGTGCACGCCACAAATCCACAAATGGATGGGAATGTTATAA
- a CDS encoding TRAM domain-containing protein, translating into MAFGKPAMKNVPVEAGKEYEVTIEDMGKGGDGIARIDGFVVFVPNAEKGSVINVKVTAVKEKFAFAERV; encoded by the coding sequence ATGGCTTTCGGTAAACCCGCAATGAAAAATGTTCCTGTTGAAGCAGGAAAAGAATATGAAGTAACAATTGAAGACATGGGTAAAGGTGGAGACGGAATCGCTAGAATCGATGGATTCGTTGTTTTCGTACCTAACGCAGAAAAAGGTAGCGTTATTAACGTTAAAGTTACCGCTGTAAAAGAAAAATTCGCTTTCGCAGAAAGAGTATAA